The Streptomyces cynarae genome contains a region encoding:
- a CDS encoding acyl-CoA dehydrogenase family protein: protein MTSETLGTKTTSGTQAGDQAHPLADDLAHLLFEGARRDRTHGVWRTAISGRAFAYRPGLSAAERTALSYDRLRLVNDRLDDPLRFAADPHRLAALHEWIGPVDGGLTTLASIHYNLFLGSLVDHDQGDRDLSAFSSLRNTGTFLCTELEHGNDVAAMETVAVFDRTSGGFHLHTPTPGAQKFMPNTTLTGGPKTAVVAARLVVDGEDRGVFLFLTPLSDETGHLPGVTVRRLPERTGTPVDHALTSFDHVWLPREALLEAEHGRLAPDGTLTSNLGNKRKRFLRSINRVTMGKLCMSAGTLGMARAALAIAVRHAHSRLIAGPRAAERIPVAAHRSHHSRLLDGLATAYAMTFLHRTVVNRFAAHTEEDREEVERLAAIAKGWITWQARTITTECRERCGAQGLFPANGISELPGNIEGGITAEGDNLVIWVKAASEMVFGHDPRPPQAPPADADLTDLVFLRGLLARVEAIWQQRARTALREGPSGDPVGRWNTTSEAALEMVSAHAQLQAANAFARASERPTDPRTRRLLRNLCRLFLLRHLRAHTGDLLAEGHLSPDHVRSLPKARDALITELAPQMTTLADAFDFPPEMLSRIPIAGGGTVEPLEPTE, encoded by the coding sequence ATGACGTCCGAGACGTTAGGGACGAAAACAACGTCAGGAACGCAAGCCGGGGACCAGGCACACCCGCTGGCCGACGATCTGGCGCACCTTCTCTTCGAGGGCGCCCGTCGTGATCGTACCCACGGCGTGTGGCGCACGGCGATCTCCGGCCGGGCGTTCGCGTACCGGCCCGGCCTGTCCGCCGCCGAGCGGACCGCTCTTTCCTACGACCGCCTGCGTCTCGTCAACGATCGCCTCGACGATCCCCTGCGGTTCGCGGCCGACCCGCACCGGCTGGCCGCGCTGCACGAGTGGATCGGACCGGTGGACGGCGGGCTGACCACCCTCGCCAGCATCCACTACAACCTCTTCCTCGGCAGCCTCGTCGACCACGACCAAGGGGACCGCGACCTGTCCGCCTTCAGCTCGCTCCGCAACACAGGAACGTTTCTGTGCACCGAGCTGGAGCACGGCAACGACGTGGCCGCGATGGAGACCGTCGCCGTCTTCGACCGCACGAGCGGCGGCTTCCACCTGCACACGCCGACGCCCGGTGCGCAGAAGTTCATGCCCAACACGACCTTGACGGGCGGTCCCAAGACGGCGGTCGTAGCCGCCCGGCTCGTCGTGGACGGCGAGGACCGGGGCGTGTTCCTCTTCCTCACCCCGCTCAGCGACGAGACCGGGCACCTGCCGGGGGTGACGGTCCGCCGACTGCCGGAGCGCACCGGCACCCCGGTCGACCACGCCCTCACATCCTTCGACCACGTGTGGCTCCCGCGCGAGGCGCTCCTGGAGGCCGAGCACGGCCGCCTCGCCCCGGACGGCACGCTGACCAGCAACCTCGGCAACAAGCGCAAACGGTTCCTGCGCTCCATCAACCGCGTCACCATGGGCAAGCTCTGCATGAGTGCCGGCACCCTGGGCATGGCCCGCGCCGCGCTCGCCATCGCGGTCCGCCACGCCCACAGCCGTCTGATCGCCGGCCCCAGGGCCGCCGAGCGCATACCGGTCGCCGCCCACCGCAGCCACCACAGCCGGCTGCTCGACGGCCTGGCGACGGCGTACGCGATGACGTTCCTGCACCGCACCGTGGTGAACCGGTTCGCCGCGCACACCGAGGAGGACCGCGAGGAGGTCGAGCGGCTCGCGGCGATCGCCAAGGGCTGGATCACCTGGCAGGCACGCACGATCACCACCGAGTGCCGCGAACGGTGCGGCGCGCAGGGCCTCTTCCCCGCCAACGGCATCTCGGAGCTGCCCGGCAACATCGAGGGCGGTATCACCGCCGAGGGCGACAACCTGGTGATCTGGGTGAAGGCCGCCTCCGAGATGGTCTTCGGCCACGATCCGAGGCCTCCGCAGGCACCACCGGCCGACGCAGACCTGACAGACCTCGTCTTCCTACGGGGCCTGCTCGCCCGGGTCGAGGCCATCTGGCAGCAACGGGCTCGCACGGCCCTGCGCGAAGGCCCGTCCGGCGACCCGGTCGGCCGCTGGAACACCACCTCGGAAGCCGCCCTGGAGATGGTCTCGGCCCACGCCCAGCTTCAGGCGGCGAACGCGTTCGCCAGGGCCTCGGAACGGCCGACGGACCCGAGGACCCGACGGCTGCTGCGCAACCTGTGCCGCCTGTTCCTGCTCCGCCACCTGCGCGCCCACACGGGGGACCTGCTCGCGGAGGGCCACCTGTCGCCGGACCACGTACGCTCGCTGCCCAAGGCACGGGACGCACTCATCACCGAACTGGCACCGCAGATGACGACATTGGCCGACGCGTTCGACTTCCCCCCGGAGATGCTGTCGCGAATACCGATCGCGGGCGGGGGGACGGTCGAGCCGCTGGAGCCGACGGAGTAG